Sequence from the Christiangramia fulva genome:
GAATAAAATATTCATTCGATTTTACACGAAATGATAAAGAGCCTTCCACGGGTATGTTGACGTAATCGATCGCTGAAAGATTGCCCATTTTGGCCACCACCTCATCAAAAACCGAGGAAGAATCCTCATTCTTCAGCACTTTAAGCTCAATTTCGTTCTTATAGGAAATATTCTTTTCTTTCCTAATCTTCCTTATTCCCGCGATTACTTCAGCGGCATTTGAAAAATCTTTTATCAGCTCCTCGTCATAGGCTTCAGAAGAAGGCCATTTTGCAACGATAAGAGCCTCTTCAGGCTTTCTACTGGTAATGCTTTGCCAGATCTCTTCGGTTACAAAAGGCATAAACGGATGAAGGATTTTAAGATTTCCTTCAAGAATTTCGATAACCGTTTTATAGGTAATAGCGTCCACAGGCTCACCATAGCCGGGTTTTACCATTTCAAGGAACCAACTGCAGTAATCATCCCAAACCAGCTTATAAGTGGCCATCAAGGCATCGCTTATCCTGTATTTTGAATAATGATCTTCAATTTCGCTTAAGACTTTTTGAAATTTAGACTGATACCATTTTATGGCAATTTTCGAAGTTTCTGGTTGCTCCAGTTCTTCGGAAATTTCCCAGCCCTTTACCAGCCTGAATGCATTCCATATTTTATTGGCAAAAGCACTCCCCTGTTTGCAAAGATCTTCATCGAACATCAGGTCATTCCCTGCAGGTGAGCTCAGTAACATTCCTACACGAACACCATCGGCACCATACTGGTCTATCAATCCCAGTGGATCGGGCGAATTTCCCAGTGATTTGGACATTTTTCGTCGCTGCTTATCCCTTACGATACCTGTTAAATAAACATTTTTAAAGGGTTTTTCTCCGCGGTATTCATAACCCGCCATGATCATTCTCGCCACCCAGAAGAACAAAATTTCGGGAGCGGTAACCAGATCATTGGTAGGATAATAATATTGAATTTCCCTGTTTTCCGGCTCCAGAATTCCGTTGAAAACGCTTATCGGCCATAGCCATGAAGAAAACCAGGTATCCAGCACATCTTTGTCCTGACGAAGATCTTCTATCTTTAAATTTTCATTTCCGGAAGCTTTTCTGGCTTTTTCAATAGCCTTTTCGGCAGTTTCGGCGACTACATAATCTTCTTTTCCCTCTCCAAAATAATAGGCAGGGATCTGATGCCCCCACCAAAGCTGGCGAGAAATATTCCAGTCACGGACATTTTCCATCCAGTATTTATAGGTATTAAGAAATTTGTCCGGCACCAGATTAATATCTTTTTCCACAACCGCATCGAGAGCGGGTTTGGCCATTTCTTTCATTTTAAGAAACCACTGGTCACTGAGTTTCGGTTCGATCACGGCTCCTGTACGTTCACTGGTACCCACTTTATTCACATGGTCTTCAACTTTATTCAGAAAACCTTTGATCTCAAGTTCCTCCACAATCTCGGCACGAACCGCAGACCGATCTTTTCCTTTATAATGAAGACCGTAATGGTTCAGGGTTCCGTCATCATTAAAAATGTCAATAACCTCAAGATTGTGTTTATCCCCCAGCATTTTATCATTTTCATCATGGGCGGGAGTTACTTTAAGACAACCGGTTCCAAATTCCATATCTACATATTCATCTTCGATGATAGGAATCGTACGGTTACAAATTGGAACAATGGCTTTTTTCCCTCTCAGATGCTTAAACCTATCGTCATCAGGATTTATACAAATGGCGGTATCACCAAGGATCGTCTCCGGTCTGGTGGTAGCAATGGTTAAATAATCATCGCTGCCGTCTATTTTATAATTAAGGTAAAAGAGTTTACCGTTGCGTTCTTCATAATTAACTTCTTCATCGGAAAGGGTTGTTTTCGCCTGTGGATCCCAATTTACCATGCGGTAACCACGATAAATCAGGCCCTTTTCATAAAGATCGACGAAAACTTTAATTAC
This genomic interval carries:
- a CDS encoding valine--tRNA ligase; its protein translation is MAIASQYNAKSVEDKWYEYWMKNAYFHSEVDEREPYTIVIPPPNVTGVLHMGHMLNNTIQDVLIRRARLKGFNACWVPGTDHASIATEAKVVAKLKSEGIEKSQIDRDEFLQHAWDWTHKHGGIILQQLKKLGASCDWERTKFTMDEKMSESVIKVFVDLYEKGLIYRGYRMVNWDPQAKTTLSDEEVNYEERNGKLFYLNYKIDGSDDYLTIATTRPETILGDTAICINPDDDRFKHLRGKKAIVPICNRTIPIIEDEYVDMEFGTGCLKVTPAHDENDKMLGDKHNLEVIDIFNDDGTLNHYGLHYKGKDRSAVRAEIVEELEIKGFLNKVEDHVNKVGTSERTGAVIEPKLSDQWFLKMKEMAKPALDAVVEKDINLVPDKFLNTYKYWMENVRDWNISRQLWWGHQIPAYYFGEGKEDYVVAETAEKAIEKARKASGNENLKIEDLRQDKDVLDTWFSSWLWPISVFNGILEPENREIQYYYPTNDLVTAPEILFFWVARMIMAGYEYRGEKPFKNVYLTGIVRDKQRRKMSKSLGNSPDPLGLIDQYGADGVRVGMLLSSPAGNDLMFDEDLCKQGSAFANKIWNAFRLVKGWEISEELEQPETSKIAIKWYQSKFQKVLSEIEDHYSKYRISDALMATYKLVWDDYCSWFLEMVKPGYGEPVDAITYKTVIEILEGNLKILHPFMPFVTEEIWQSITSRKPEEALIVAKWPSSEAYDEELIKDFSNAAEVIAGIRKIRKEKNISYKNEIELKVLKNEDSSSVFDEVVAKMGNLSAIDYVNIPVEGSLSFRVKSNEYFIPVTGAVDVEAEKQKLKEELDYTQGFLKAVEKKLSNERFVNNAPEKVVALEKAKKADAEAKIETLKASLKNLN